From Medicago truncatula cultivar Jemalong A17 chromosome 7, MtrunA17r5.0-ANR, whole genome shotgun sequence, a single genomic window includes:
- the LOC11429146 gene encoding calcium load-activated calcium channel, producing the protein MAYPFSDFKYSDGLTVVGISFCTAIVCEAISWVLIYRTNSYKNLRSSIDKASKKLETMKTDSNKINIKKSKTKKIDRVETSLKESSRDLSLFKFKSGGVVALVLFVVFGLLNSLFEGKVVAKLPFKPFGLVMKMSHRGLQGNDPTDCSMAFLYFLCSISIRTNLQKFLGFAPPRGAGAGLFPMPDPKTS; encoded by the coding sequence ATGGCATATCCCTTCTCAGATTTCAAGTACTCCGATGGCCTCACTGTAGTGGGTATCTCCTTCTGTACAGCTATTGTTTGTGAGGCCATCTCATGGGTTCTCATTTACCGCACAAATTCTTACAAGAACCTTCGGTCCTCTATCGACAAAGCTTCCAAGAAACTTGAGACTATGAAGACAGACagcaacaaaatcaacattaagAAGTCGAAGACCAAAAAAATTGACCGTGTTGAGACTAGCCTCAAAGAATCTAGCCGTGACTTGTCTCTCTTCAAGTTTAAATCCGGTGGTGTGGTTGCTCTGGTTCTCTTTGTGGTATTTGGGCTGCTCAATTCGCTATTTGAAGGCAAGGTAGTTGCCAAATTGCCATTCAAGCCTTTTGGGCTTGTTATGAAGATGAGCCATCGAGGATTGCAAGGTAATGATCCCACTGATTGTTCCATGGCATTTCTATACTTCTTGTGTTCCATTAGTATCAGAACAAATTTGCAGAAGTTCTTGGGTTTTGCACCGCCAAGGGGTGCAGGTGCTGGTCTCTTTCCAATGCCAGACCCAAAGACCAGTTGA
- the LOC11441026 gene encoding aquaporin SIP1-2 — MVVGAVKAAVGDLVLTFMWVFCSSMLGIVSSAITKALDLQNVSYNGFPYPSLIVTTTLVFLLVFLFTMIGNAMGGASFNPTGTAAFYSVGLGSDTLFSMALRFPAQALGAAGGAMAIAELIHPKYKHMIRGPSLKVDLHTGAAAELVLTFVITFAVLCIFLKGPRNDLMKIWLLAMSTVTLVMVGSAYTGPSMNPANAFGWAYLNNWHNTWDQFYVYWICPFTGAILAAWLFKAIFPPPEVKQKKA, encoded by the exons ATGGTGGTGGGTGCTGTAAAAGCAGCAGTAGGAGACTTAGTATTAACATTCATGTGGGTTTTTTGTTCATCCATGTTAGGTATAGTTTCAAGTGCTATAACCAAAGCCCTCGATCTTCAAAACGTTTCATACAATGGTTTCCCTTACCCTTCTTTGATTGTAACAACTACCcttgtttttcttcttgttttcttGTTTACCATGATTGGTAATGCAATGGGTGGTGCTAGCTTTAACCCTACTGGTACTGCTGCGTTTTACTCTGTTGGCCTTGGTTCTGATACCCTTTTCTCTATGGCTCTTCGTTTCCCTGCTCAG GCACTCGGTGCTGCGGGTGGTGCAATGGCAATTGCGGAGTTGATTCATCCGAAATACAAACACATGATCAGGGGTCCTTCTTTGAAAGTGGACTTGCATACCGGGGCTGCTGCTGAATTGGTTTTGACATTTGTGATTACTTTTGCTGTTCTCTGCATATTCCTCAAGGGACCTCGTAATGATTTAATGAAGATTTGGTTGCTGGCCATGTCAACTGTCACTTTGGTCATGGTTGGCTCTGCTTACACTGGTCCATCCATGAACCCAGCCAAT GCCTTTGGTTGGGCATACTTAAACAACTGGCACAACACATGGGACCAATTCTATGTATACTGGATTTGCCCCTTCACTGGAGCAATATTGGCTGCTTGGCTATTTAAAGCTATCTTCCCCCCACCAGAAGTTAAACAGAAAAAAGCATGA
- the LOC11441025 gene encoding protein FLOWERINGUS T: MHKHAANTKRGPVELSIYLSIKKNIMPQNLVDPLGVIGDVLSPFTNSVSLSALINNREISNGCIMKPSQLVNRPRVNVGGDDLRTFYTMVMVDADAPSPSNPFLKEYLHWMVTDIPATTSASFGKEVVFYESPKPSAGIHRFVIALFKQLGRDTVFAPDWRHNFNTTNFAEINNLVIVASVYFNCQRERGCGGRRC; this comes from the exons ATGCATAAACATGCTGCCAACACCAAACGAGGTCCGGTTGaattatctatctatctatctatcaagAAGAATATCATGCCACAAAATTTGGTCGACCCTCTTGGTGTTATAGGAGATGTTTTGAGCCCTTTTACAAATTCTGTATCTTTGAGTGCTCTCATCAATAACAGAGAGATTAGCAATGGATGTATAATGAAACCCTCTCAACTAGTTAATCGTCCAAGGGTTAATGTTGGTGGTGATGATCTCAGGACTTTCTACACAATG GTTATGGTGGACGCAGATGCACCTAGCCCTAGTAAcccttttttgaaggaatactTGCATTG GATGGTGACGGATATTCCAGCAACAACAAGTGCAAGCTTTG GGAAAGAGGTAGTGTTTTATGAGAGCCCGAAACCTTCAGCAGGGATTCATCGATTTGTGATTGCATTATTCAAGCAACTTGGCAGAGACACTGTTTTCGCCCCAGATTGGCGTCATAATTTCAACACTACGAACTTTGCTGAAATTAACAATTTGGTAATTGTTGCTTCAGTTTATTTCAACTGCCAACGAGAGCGTGGTTGCGGCGGAAGGAGATGTTAA